From the Juglans microcarpa x Juglans regia isolate MS1-56 chromosome 7D, Jm3101_v1.0, whole genome shotgun sequence genome, the window ctttttcttcttcaaggtTGTGAGACACCAATGGGCCACGGTGTGGTTGTGTGTCTGAGTTCACGAATGGTCGTGGGTTTGCTAAGAGACTCACGGTCATTCGTGGAGGTGGTTCTTTGCTTAGATCTAGGGCCAAGCCAAGGTTTTTTGCCTTGAGCCATAGGCCACAACATGGCATTGGGTTTGCTCAAAGAACCACGGCCACGACGGGCTATGGGTCTTTGTGCAGACCCACGATCAATCGTGGCCGTATTTCTTTGCTTAAACCCATGGTCATTGCTGCAAtgcttttttttaagatgatatttttttatctatgttTGTATATTTGGGGTTTGATGATTGATCTATGGATTTGAGGAATAGATCTCTAAGATCTATGGACTTGATGAAGGTATTTGTAAAATCTAAGTTGTTTGGCAAATTATGGATGGTTTGCATGGCCATCAATCCGCCTGGCAGCCAGACGGGGTCACCCACCCATGCAGGATGAGACTGGGTGTTGGGAGGGCAGAGTGGCCAGCTGCCAATCCACTAGGTGCAGGTAGCATGCCctacctttttatttctttaaaagagACTCAAAGTGTGAAAATAACTACTTTTCTAGGAGGAAGGAGAGAAACCCCCCACAACACAAATCAACAGGTACCAAGGCATTCTGGTGGCCCTTGGAAGAAAGTCTCTTTGCCATGGAAGGGAAGGTTTTGTATGGTTGTCAAGACTAAGGCAGGAATGGGGTACTAAACCATACCAGAAGTGAGTGAGAGAAAATGGGACGGAAGAATCAAGAATTCCGAACTAAGTCAGATTTAATACTAGCTTGGgaagaatgaaaatataatagagAAGCTAGTTGTGAACACAGGGATGAAGTTTATACTTAATTCACAAGTGGTGCATGTTGTTTCATATTTGGAGTGTGCGATGAAGATGATACAAAAGCAAACGGAATGAGTGGGGAAGTGCCATCAAAACCACAAGCTAAGAATAGCAATCGTTGCTTGAGTGAAGGGCCAGCTATAGGGagggaaataaaaaaaggaaaagtctCTTTTCAAGCGATTTTGCGCACCCATGCGCACCGAAGATGACATGGAATGGAGGTTAATGAAACGGTAAGCATGGGTGAGGCGGGAGACGGAATTGTTGTTCTGAAAAGTCCGGAAGTACAcaacaactttcatgatttgATCTTCCAAGAAGACGATGACGAGCTATAGGACATCTCCACCGCTTCTATACTCAAGAAAGCCACCGAGGTCGGAGCTAGAGTTGACTCCCTTCAGACAGCGCTCTCCATTATCTTCCGGCAGTGtgcaagaaaaaagaaattgcatcTCACACACCGTTAAGAGAAATTAAGGAGGAAGGAGTTGAAGTTGGGTTTGAAAACACAATCAACAGGTCTTGTTTGATACCTTTGGATTCCCAGTTATAACAAGAACTAAGCAGAAATAGTTTTGATAATGTCTCTGGTTATATAAATTATCTTTGAAATGATCTCTGCACTAAAGTTTTGGCCAGAACTTTGAGGAGGAGACCAAGGAAGATGAAGAATGGCCGTGGAATGAGGGAAACAGTGATGGCCTACCAAACAagcttttatattttcaattatttcttttttccagaATGCAAAGGAGATAAGATCAAGATAAGGCAGAGTTGGGGGACCAAGAACTGCTACTTATGACGTGCACACCTTGTTAAAAATTCATCAATTTCTAAGCTTTTATAGTCCTCAACGGTTTCTGTTTCTGTCGAGGGCAGAAAATGGGAGAGATTTGGGGGGTAGTCGTCTTCAGATGGTGACTTTCTGGTTGACTGCAGGTGGAATTACGACAACTTTCACATCGATTGCAGGCGGTGGAGATTTGGGAGAGGTTTTGGTTTCTGTCAGCTGTTGAGATTTGGGGGGAGATTTTGGTTTGGGCCTCTActtctttcatattttcttctttaatgtAAAGGCCGCCATGTCAGCAATTGGTACGCGGTTGGCGTGCCAAACCGCCTGTACCTAGCAGAATTGTTAAAAAAAGGGGGTCCAAGAAACCAACAAGCATCTTGAAAATCAacgggttaaaaaaaaaactcaagtaCATAAGTTAGCATTGTTTAAAAGGCAACGGCAGAAAAACACCATCattgttgaaacttgaaacaaCATTTTGTTGAATCATGACTTGAGCTAAAGTGATAACATTACATCTAGCTAAAACTTCAACTAATTAGGGTTTTACACAATGGAAAAATActtattgaatattttcttgataGGACCCATGTATTCATGACTAGTGAAGGATTGGGTCGAAAAAACTTGACACCAAGAGTTGGAAGATGTAATGGGgctagaaaatgatttttatgagtTGCATAGAGATTCAAGACTATAgagtattttaattgaatatttttatgaGTTACATACTATCATCACTAAGAGAGACTCTTCATTTGCTTGAACTTGCATAGAGGTTCAAGACTATAATGAATTACCTAAGTCCTTGGCTGTTGATCATGGAAGACCAACACAGGTTAAAGTGAAATTAACTTGGAAACCCCAAGCGTGCAGTTTTAAGTAGTCATAAACCATTACGAGATCTCATCATATCAATACCCCATCAACTAATGAAGcctggaaaaaaaattgtaaagaggCTGACATTAAGGTTGTTGCAGTCGGGAAGTGGAGGAACATTGGAGTAACCAAATAAACAAAAGGGATGACCCCCACAAATGGAAGTTCAAGTGTACCTCCTCATGCACCAGCTTCTGACATCTAAGGGCATGATCATGAGAACATAAAAAAACAAGAGTAACCTTAATGCAAACTTTCTGGAAATGAATAAAACTTGAGGAAAACCAAGTGCTTCGAGTAACGCCTAAGGGAGTTTAATCGGTTCATTTCTTAAGGTATCTTTCGATTGCAGTAAACTGGTAATTGTAACCCCTAATAAGATGAAACTCTAGGCATATGGTTAAAGCCCTAGGGGCCGGCCTTTTGCTTCTTTTAAACtttaatattgtaatattttcaggattaacacaataattacttatataaaaaaagtactaCAAGTATCATTTATGCGCTTAAAGCCCTTTTGCTCGTTTTAAACtttattgtaataatttttggattaatacaattacttataaaaaaattattaaaagtatcGTTTATGTATGCTGGTATTGGATCAAAAACAGCCAAAATGCCAATTATGCTAGCTAGAGATCAATAATGACTATAAGAATTGAGTACAATACGATCAAAggaaactaaataaaataaaaattacagaaaCAAGTGTATACCTTGAGTAGAGTTCCTGTTGGCGGAATCATGCGCGCTCTTCCTTCTTCGCTCGTTGTGCCCTGCTAATCTCCTCCTGCAGCTCCTCTTTGACTCGTCGAATTCTGAGACTGGATGAAACCTGCAGTCATTTTCACCCATTCACACCCATCAGCCCCATTCATCTCGTAGTATATGATTAACCCTATTAATTAGCAAATGCATGAAGAGAAAGGGTATATAGTCAAATTAACGCCATGGGATGAGGATGATGATTGGATACCTGCTACACTGCTGACAGAAACGCTGCTCGGACCCTAGAACCACCACCTTGGGAGCCTTTGAGTGCATGTCGCAGACCTTGTGCCGCCGGTGATACTCCTTGGCGTTCAGAAGCGCAACGTGGCACCCCTCCACCTGGCATCTCGGCACAGTCGCCGGCAAAGATGAGGAGGAGGGCCCACCACCACCTCCGCCACTATAAAAGGGTTTGCCTCTCTTGCCTATTGACGATAACCCAGCCACGTGGCGATCACCCAGAAGGGAAGTATCCTCGAAGTAGTGCCTCTTGCCCAGCTTCAAGCACATTAGGTGGGGATCTGGGTGGCAGTGGGACCCATCTCCGGAATATAGAGGCGGCtgccggtggtggtggtggtggtactGGTAGTCCAAGTCGAGGTGAGGGAAATCGAGCGCGTGCGCAGCACTCGCATCCTGATTACGCGTGATGCTGGAACTCCCCCCCGTGATGGCGGAGGCGTCGTTGGCGGCGGTGTACAACGTACTGTTACCACCACTCCAATCCATCCTCGAAGTATTAAGCTCCCAGATATCCCACCCAATATTAGCATTATTAGCATTTTGCCCCCTTTCAACGTTGCTCTGACCAATCATGTTCCCGCCAATCTCCATTTCTCtctgtccctctctctctctctctctctctctctctctctcgttcgtATGAAAGAGCGTTATCCTATGGCTGTTATAGCTAGGTGGGTATGGTGTATGGTTTATGGTGTATACAACGTGAATCAGGATGGATTTGCTGGTTctactatttaaatattctttgtcgtgagaacaagaaaagaataggaagaagaaggatTTTCGAGACAAACAGGGAGAGAGACAGTGAGGAGTGAAAGGGGTCTGGTTTCTTTGTTACACACCAATGGGGTTAAAATCCTTGAGATCAGGAACGCTGTAAAGCTGcagatcagagagagaggaCACAGAAGAATAGAGGGTGTGGGGGAGACAGCAGCAGTGGCACGTGAGAGATAGTGGGTGATCAGATAGCGCACGTGCGAATGTGGGACCAAGTGATTAGCTTCAAATGAGACGGAGCTCAtagctcagagagagagagagagagagagagagagagtatgcaTATGATAAGACCCGAGGGGGTCGCAGATCGGTTAGATATCACACAGGGAGAGatgctcactctctctctctctctctctccgttatTATGTTCTGGTCTGTGTTCCAGTTCAACAACGAAATAGTCGATGACTGTATAATTAACTCTGGATATGTAAGCAGTTA encodes:
- the LOC121238546 gene encoding squamosa promoter-binding-like protein 7 — translated: MEIGGNMIGQSNVERGQNANNANIGWDIWELNTSRMDWSGGNSTLYTAANDASAITGGSSSITRNQDASAAHALDFPHLDLDYQYHHHHHRQPPLYSGDGSHCHPDPHLMCLKLGKRHYFEDTSLLGDRHVAGLSSIGKRGKPFYSGGGGGGPSSSSLPATVPRCQVEGCHVALLNAKEYHRRHKVCDMHSKAPKVVVLGSEQRFCQQCSRFHPVSEFDESKRSCRRRLAGHNERRRKSAHDSANRNSTQGGGLSYLSSPTGRALSLLSSKTDSWVSPADLSSRSSAALCELIAEHRSGILARQLSLDRDWCNQNHGMEDLGEIQPRSSNSLLSHQQHIMFPEPHGWNRFHGSDTHVTLDLMQASSSAFGLLSVREKSKEEEEECSNVWNSFHGDPVA